A section of the Girardinichthys multiradiatus isolate DD_20200921_A chromosome 5, DD_fGirMul_XY1, whole genome shotgun sequence genome encodes:
- the LOC124867802 gene encoding uncharacterized threonine-rich GPI-anchored glycoprotein PJ4664.02-like isoform X10, whose product MTSLPLNTASPSVTAASPAANMTSPPINTASPSDSPAPPAANMTSPPINTASPSDSPAPPAANMTSLPLNTASPSVTAASPAANMTSPPINTASPSDSPAPPAANITSPPLNPASPSVSPTPAAANMTSPPINTASPSDSPAPPAANMTSPPINTASPSDSPAPPAANMTSLPLNTASPSVTPTSPAANMTSPPINTASPSASPAPPATNITSPPINTASPSDSPAPPATNMTSLPLNTASPSVTPTSPAANMTSPPINTASPSASPAPPATNITSPPINTASPSVSPASPAANMTSPPINTASPSVSPASPAANMTSPPINTASPSASPAPPATNITLPPINTASPSVTAASPAANMTSTPINTASPSVSPAPPAVNMTSPALNPTSAPVGPTSPTVNLTSPPLNTTSPLVSSASPGVNITSPPLNSALPSVSPASPAANMTTPPHNLTSPPISPASPAVNMTSPPLNTVSFSVSSASPAVDMTSSSPNTTSPSITISSTHPISTSPPENATSQQMSKTSPLVDVTSPSTLSPVIQTSAPSNATSPLTLPSTIRTTVTTATPTTTTTTTTTPAPPPEPKIKLEFKVKETFTDDLNVKDSPRYKELEKTTTTVLNEVYSIQFGDSYIRSVINGFSPGSIVVNSELIFNNATALPNTSDVSEALKNATTNPAFNLSVDISSIVVAVVLPPTEPPTTTTVPTAGTTSVNSTSVTGNGTSTQTITPTTATTATTATTATTATTATTPAVPADSKLNLEFRLNQGFTTDLDNSASSAFQSLSQSLTRQLNDIYRRRFAAFLRVLIKAFRRGSVIVDSELIFANASSVPNPSDAANTLVEAHNTSSFNFTLNITSVAVTSLETTTVLPTTVNSTVSLGNGTSTQTITPTTATTATTATTATTATTTTTATTATTPAVPADSKLNLEFRLNQGFTTDLDNSASSAFQSLSQSLTRQLNDIYRRRFAAFLRVLIKAFRRGSVIVDSELIFANASSVPNPSDAANTLVEAHNTSSFNFTLNITSVAVTSLETTTVLPTTVNSTVSPGNETSTQTITPTTATTATTATTATTATTATTPAVPADSKLNLEFRLNQGFTTDLDNSASPAFQSLSQSLTRQLNDIYRRRFAAFLRVLIKAFRRGSVIVDSELIFANASSVPNPSDAANTLVEAHNTSSFNFSLNITSVVVTRLENTTTSTTVTPTVSPATGTTAIAISATTTTATTTASTNPPSASEGSLSIKFSLNEPFTSDLANNASATFIKLASTVVTEINRICGKLFSRFSRSRVNSFTEGSVVTNMTLVFRDRSSVPTLSAVLSQLAGALLTSPVLQYINGTLVVVTSNSAALPTMGGLTVFSLTMVAVAQMLLNS is encoded by the exons ATGACTTCACTTCCTCTTAATACAGCTTCACCCTCAGTCACTGCAGCATCACCAGCAGCCAACATGACTTCACCTCCTATTAATACAGCTTCACCCTCAGACAGTCCAGCACCACCAGCAGCCAACATGACTTCACCTCCTATTAATACAGCTTCACCCTCAGACAGTCCAGCACCACCAGCAGCCAACATGACTTCACTTCCTCTTAATACAGCTTCACCCTCAGTCACTGCAGCATCACCAGCAGCCAACATGACTTCACCTCCTATTAATACAGCTTCACCCTCAGACAGTCCAGCACCACCAGCAGCCAACATAACTTCACCTCCTCTCAATCCAGCTTCACCCTCAGTCAgtccaacaccagcagcagccAACATGACTTCACCTCCTATTAATACAGCTTCACCCTCAGACAGTCCAGCACCACCAGCAGCCAACATGACTTCACCTCCTATTAATACAGCTTCACCCTCAGACAGTCCAGCACCACCAGCAGCCAACATGACTTCACTTCCTCTTAATACAGCTTCACCCTCAGTCACTCCAACATCACCAGCAGCCAACATGACTTCACCTCCTATTAATACAGCTTCACCCTCAGCCAGTCCAGCACCACCAGCAACCAACATAACTTCACCTCCCATTAATACAGCTTCACCCTCAGACAGTCCAGCACCACCAGCAACCAACATGACTTCACTTCCTCTTAATACAGCGTCACCCTCAGTCACTCCAACATCACCAGCAGCCAACATGACTTCACCTCCTATTAATACAGCTTCACCCTCAGCCAGTCCAGCACCACCAGCAACCAACATAACTTCACCTCCCATTAATACAGCTTCACCCTCAGTCAGTCCAGCATCACCAGCAGCCAACATGACTTCACCTCCTATTAATACAGCTTCACCCTCAGTCAGTCCAGCATCACCAGCAGCCAACATGACTTCACCTCCTATTAATACAGCTTCACCCTCAGCCAGTCCAGCACCACCAGCAACCAACATAACTTTACCTCCCATTAATACAGCTTCACCCTCAGTCACTGCAGCATCACCAGCAGCCAACATGACTTCAACTCCTATTAACACAGCTTCACCCTCAGTCAGTCCAGCACCACCAGCAGTCAACATGACTTCACCCGCTCTCAATCCAACTTCTGCACCAGTTGGACCAACATCACCAACAGTCAACTTGACCTCACCTCCACTCAATACAACCTCACCACTGGTCAGTTCAGCATCACCAGGAGTCAATATAACTTCACCTCCTCTCAATTCAGCCTTACCCTCAGTCAGTCCAGCATCACCAGCAGCCAACATGACTACACCCCCTCACAATTTAACTTCTCCACCTATCAGTCCAGCATCACCAGCAGTCAACATGACCTCACCTCCTCTCAATACAGTTTCCTTCTCAGTGAGTTCAGCATCACCAGCAGTCGACATGACTTCATCTTCTCCCAACACAACTTCACCATCAATCACCATAAGCTCAACACACCCCATCTCCACATCTCCACCAG AAAATGCAACTTCACAGCAAATGAGTAAGACCTCACCACTAGTCGACGTAACTTCACCATCTACTCTGTCACCCGTCATCCAAACCTCAGCACCAAGCAATGCAACTTCCCCATTAACGTTACCATCAACTATAAGAACAACTGTTACAACTGCTACTCCAACTACAACTACAACCACAACCACAACACCTGCCCCACCACCAGAGCCAAAAATTAAGTTAGAATTTAAGGTGAAGGAGACATTCACAGACGATTTGAATGTCAAAGATTCACCAAGGTACAAAGAACTTGAGAAAACAACGACCACAGTG CTTAATGAGGTCTATTCCATTCAATTTGGGGATAGTTACATTCGATCTGTCATCAACGGATTCAG TCCAGGATCAATTGTGGTTAACTCTGAGCTGATATTCAATAATGCCACAGCACTACCAAATACCAGTGATGTGAGTGAAGCTTTAAAGAATGCGACCACTAACCCAGCTTTCAACCTCTCTGTCGACATATCTTCTATTGTTGTAGCAG ttGTATTACCTCCAACTGAACCACCAACAACAACTACAGTCCCAACTGCAGGAACAACATCAGTGAATTCAACTTCTGTTACAG GCAATGGGACATCAACACAAACAATTACTCCAACTACTGCTACAACTGCAACTACTGCTACAACTGCAACTACTGCTACAACTGCAACAACGCCTGCTGTTCCGGCAGATTCAAAACTCAATCTGGAATTTAGGTTGAACCAAGGGTTTACCACTGACCTGGATAACTCTGCATCATCAGCTTTTCAGAGCTTATCACAGTCACTAACACGCCAA CTTAATGACATCTACAGGCGTAGATTTGCGGCCTTCCTGCGAGTTCTGATCAAGGCTTTCAG GCGTGGTTCAGTTATAGTTGATTCTGAGCTGATATTTGCAAATGCAAGCTCTGTGCCAAACCCTAGCGATGCAGCAAATACTCTGGTGGAAGCACATAACACTTCCAGTTTCAACTTCACGCTGAACATTACAAGTGTTGCTGTGACAA GTCTTGAGACTACAACTGTTCTACCCACAACAGTAAATTCAACTGTTTCACTAG GCAATGGGACATCAACACAAACAATTACTCCAACTACTGCTACAACTGCAACTACTGCTACAACTGCAACTACTGCTACAACTACAACTACTGCTACAACTGCAACAACGCCTGCTGTTCCGGCAGATTCAAAACTCAATCTGGAATTTAGGTTGAACCAAGGGTTTACCACTGACCTGGATAACTCTGCATCATCAGCTTTTCAGAGCTTATCACAGTCACTAACACGCCAA CTTAATGACATCTACAGGCGTAGATTTGCGGCCTTCCTGCGAGTTCTGATCAAGGCTTTCAG GCGTGGTTCAGTTATAGTTGATTCTGAGCTGATATTTGCAAATGCAAGCTCTGTGCCAAACCCTAGCGATGCAGCAAATACTCTGGTGGAAGCACATAACACTTCCAGTTTCAACTTCACGCTGAACATTACAAGTGTTGCTGTGACAA gTCTTGAGACTACAACTGTTCTACCCACAACAGTAAATTCAACTGTTTCACCAG GCAATGAGACATCAACACAAACAATTACTCCAACTACTGCTACAACTGCAACTACTGCTACAACTGCAACTACTGCTACAACTGCAACAACGCCTGCTGTTCCGGCAGATTCAAAACTCAATCTGGAATTTAGGTTGAACCAAGGGTTTACCACTGACCTGGATAACTCTGCATCACCAGCTTTTCAGAGCTTATCACAGTCACTAACACGCCAA CTTAATGACATCTACAGGCGTAGATTTGCGGCCTTCCTGCGAGTTCTGATCAAGGCTTTCAG GCGTGGTTCAGTTATAGTTGATTCTGAGCTGATATTTGCAAATGCAAGCTCTGTGCCAAACCCTAGCGATGCAGCAAATACTCTGGTGGAAGCACATAACACTTCCAGTTTCAACTTCTCGCTGAACATTACAAGTGTTGTTGTGACAC GCCTGGAAAATACAACAACTTCGACAACAGTGACTCCAACTGTTTCACCAG CAACAGGAACTACAGCCATTGCAATTTCAGCTACAACTACAACAGCAACTACTACAGCATCCACAAATCCTCCATCAGCCTCTGAGGGAAGCCTTAGCATTAAATTCAGTCTCAACGAACCCTTCACATCAGATCTAGCCAACAACGCCTCGGCAACATTCATCAAACTGGCTTCAACTGTGGTCACAGAG ATCAACAGAATTTGCGGAAAATTGTTTTCCCGATTCAGTCGCTCCCGCGTCAATTCATTCAC gGAGGGATCTGTGGTTACCAACATGACTCTTGTGTTCAGAGACCGTTCTTCAGTTCCTACTTTATCCGCTGTTCTGTCACAACTAGCTGGTGCACTACTTACTTCTCCCGTCCTGCAATATATAAATGGCACCCTGGTTGTAG TAACATCAAACAGCGCTGCTCTACCCACTATGGGCGGATTAACTGTCTTCTCACTGACCATGGTGGCTGTGGCACAGATGCTGCTTAACTCCTAG
- the LOC124867802 gene encoding mucin-2-like isoform X2, whose product MTSLPLNTASPSVTAASPAANMTSPPINTASPSDSPAPPAANMTSPPINTASPSDSPAPPAANMTSLPLNTASPSVTAASPAANMTSPPINTASPSDSPAPPAANITSPPLNPASPSVSPTPAAANMTSPPINTASPSDSPAPPAANMTSPPINTASPSDSPAPPAANMTSLPLNTASPSVTPTSPAANMTSPPINTASPSASPAPPATNITSPPINTASPSDSPAPPATNMTSLPLNTASPSVTPTSPAANMTSPPINTASPSASPAPPATNITSPPINTASPSVSPASPAANMTSPPINTASPSVSPASPAANMTSPPINTASPSASPAPPATNITLPPINTASPSVTAASPAANMTSTPINTASPSVSPAPPAVNMTSPALNPTSAPVGPTSPTVNLTSPPLNTTSPLVSSASPGVNITSPPLNSALPSVSPASPAANMTTPPHNLTSPPISPASPAVNMTSPPLNTVSFSVSSASPAVDMTSSSPNTTSPSITISSTHPISTSPPENATSQQMSKTSPLVDVTSPSTLSPVIQTSAPSNATSPLTLPSTIRTTVTTATPTTTTTTTTTPAPPPEPKIKLEFKVKETFTDDLNVKDSPRYKELEKTTTTVLNEVYSIQFGDSYIRSVINGFSPGSIVVNSELIFNNATALPNTSDVSEALKNATTNPAFNLSVDISSIVVAVVLPPTEPPTTTTVPTAGTTSVNSTSVTGNGTSTQTITPTTATTATTATTATTATTATTPAVPADSKLNLEFRLNQGFTTDLDNSASSAFQSLSQSLTRQLNDIYRRRFAAFLRVLIKAFRRGSVIVDSELIFANASSVPNPSDAANTLVEAHNTSSFNFTLNITSVAVTSLETTTVLPTTVNSTVSLGNGTSTQTITPTTATTATTATTATTATTTTTATTATTPAVPADSKLNLEFRLNQGFTTDLDNSASSAFQSLSQSLTRQLNDIYRRRFAAFLRVLIKAFRRGSVIVDSELIFANASSVPNPSDAANTLVEAHNTSSFNFTLNITSVAVTSLETTTVLPTTVNSTVSPASPATNMTSPPNNVTSTPVSPISPATNMTSPPNNVTSTPVSPISPATNMTSPPNNVTSTPVSPISPATNMTSPPNNVTSTPVSPISPATNMTSPPNNVTSTPVSPISPATNMTSPPNKTTSITVNTISPAGNGTSTQTITLNTATTATTATTATTATTTTTATTATTPAVPADSKLNLEFRLNQGFTTDLDNSASPAFQSLSQSLTRQLNYIYRRRFSAFLRVLIKAFRRGSVIVDSELIFANASSVPNPSVAANILVEAHNTSNFNFSLNITSVVVTRLENTTTSTTVTPTVSPVSPATNMTSPPNNVTSTPVSPISPATNMTSPPNKTTSITVNTISPAGNETSTQTITPTTATTATTATTATTATTATTPAVPADSKLNLEFRLNQGFTTDLDNSASPAFQSLSQSLTRQLNDIYRRRFAAFLRVLIKAFRRGSVIVDSELIFANASSVPNPSDAANTLVEAHNTSSFNFSLNITSVVVTRLENTTTSTTVTPTVSPATGTTAIAISATTTTATTTASTNPPSASEGSLSIKFSLNEPFTSDLANNASATFIKLASTVVTEINRICGKLFSRFSRSRVNSFTEGSVVTNMTLVFRDRSSVPTLSAVLSQLAGALLTSPVLQYINGTLVVVTSNSAALPTMGGLTVFSLTMVAVAQMLLNS is encoded by the exons ATGACTTCACTTCCTCTTAATACAGCTTCACCCTCAGTCACTGCAGCATCACCAGCAGCCAACATGACTTCACCTCCTATTAATACAGCTTCACCCTCAGACAGTCCAGCACCACCAGCAGCCAACATGACTTCACCTCCTATTAATACAGCTTCACCCTCAGACAGTCCAGCACCACCAGCAGCCAACATGACTTCACTTCCTCTTAATACAGCTTCACCCTCAGTCACTGCAGCATCACCAGCAGCCAACATGACTTCACCTCCTATTAATACAGCTTCACCCTCAGACAGTCCAGCACCACCAGCAGCCAACATAACTTCACCTCCTCTCAATCCAGCTTCACCCTCAGTCAgtccaacaccagcagcagccAACATGACTTCACCTCCTATTAATACAGCTTCACCCTCAGACAGTCCAGCACCACCAGCAGCCAACATGACTTCACCTCCTATTAATACAGCTTCACCCTCAGACAGTCCAGCACCACCAGCAGCCAACATGACTTCACTTCCTCTTAATACAGCTTCACCCTCAGTCACTCCAACATCACCAGCAGCCAACATGACTTCACCTCCTATTAATACAGCTTCACCCTCAGCCAGTCCAGCACCACCAGCAACCAACATAACTTCACCTCCCATTAATACAGCTTCACCCTCAGACAGTCCAGCACCACCAGCAACCAACATGACTTCACTTCCTCTTAATACAGCGTCACCCTCAGTCACTCCAACATCACCAGCAGCCAACATGACTTCACCTCCTATTAATACAGCTTCACCCTCAGCCAGTCCAGCACCACCAGCAACCAACATAACTTCACCTCCCATTAATACAGCTTCACCCTCAGTCAGTCCAGCATCACCAGCAGCCAACATGACTTCACCTCCTATTAATACAGCTTCACCCTCAGTCAGTCCAGCATCACCAGCAGCCAACATGACTTCACCTCCTATTAATACAGCTTCACCCTCAGCCAGTCCAGCACCACCAGCAACCAACATAACTTTACCTCCCATTAATACAGCTTCACCCTCAGTCACTGCAGCATCACCAGCAGCCAACATGACTTCAACTCCTATTAACACAGCTTCACCCTCAGTCAGTCCAGCACCACCAGCAGTCAACATGACTTCACCCGCTCTCAATCCAACTTCTGCACCAGTTGGACCAACATCACCAACAGTCAACTTGACCTCACCTCCACTCAATACAACCTCACCACTGGTCAGTTCAGCATCACCAGGAGTCAATATAACTTCACCTCCTCTCAATTCAGCCTTACCCTCAGTCAGTCCAGCATCACCAGCAGCCAACATGACTACACCCCCTCACAATTTAACTTCTCCACCTATCAGTCCAGCATCACCAGCAGTCAACATGACCTCACCTCCTCTCAATACAGTTTCCTTCTCAGTGAGTTCAGCATCACCAGCAGTCGACATGACTTCATCTTCTCCCAACACAACTTCACCATCAATCACCATAAGCTCAACACACCCCATCTCCACATCTCCACCAG AAAATGCAACTTCACAGCAAATGAGTAAGACCTCACCACTAGTCGACGTAACTTCACCATCTACTCTGTCACCCGTCATCCAAACCTCAGCACCAAGCAATGCAACTTCCCCATTAACGTTACCATCAACTATAAGAACAACTGTTACAACTGCTACTCCAACTACAACTACAACCACAACCACAACACCTGCCCCACCACCAGAGCCAAAAATTAAGTTAGAATTTAAGGTGAAGGAGACATTCACAGACGATTTGAATGTCAAAGATTCACCAAGGTACAAAGAACTTGAGAAAACAACGACCACAGTG CTTAATGAGGTCTATTCCATTCAATTTGGGGATAGTTACATTCGATCTGTCATCAACGGATTCAG TCCAGGATCAATTGTGGTTAACTCTGAGCTGATATTCAATAATGCCACAGCACTACCAAATACCAGTGATGTGAGTGAAGCTTTAAAGAATGCGACCACTAACCCAGCTTTCAACCTCTCTGTCGACATATCTTCTATTGTTGTAGCAG ttGTATTACCTCCAACTGAACCACCAACAACAACTACAGTCCCAACTGCAGGAACAACATCAGTGAATTCAACTTCTGTTACAG GCAATGGGACATCAACACAAACAATTACTCCAACTACTGCTACAACTGCAACTACTGCTACAACTGCAACTACTGCTACAACTGCAACAACGCCTGCTGTTCCGGCAGATTCAAAACTCAATCTGGAATTTAGGTTGAACCAAGGGTTTACCACTGACCTGGATAACTCTGCATCATCAGCTTTTCAGAGCTTATCACAGTCACTAACACGCCAA CTTAATGACATCTACAGGCGTAGATTTGCGGCCTTCCTGCGAGTTCTGATCAAGGCTTTCAG GCGTGGTTCAGTTATAGTTGATTCTGAGCTGATATTTGCAAATGCAAGCTCTGTGCCAAACCCTAGCGATGCAGCAAATACTCTGGTGGAAGCACATAACACTTCCAGTTTCAACTTCACGCTGAACATTACAAGTGTTGCTGTGACAA GTCTTGAGACTACAACTGTTCTACCCACAACAGTAAATTCAACTGTTTCACTAG GCAATGGGACATCAACACAAACAATTACTCCAACTACTGCTACAACTGCAACTACTGCTACAACTGCAACTACTGCTACAACTACAACTACTGCTACAACTGCAACAACGCCTGCTGTTCCGGCAGATTCAAAACTCAATCTGGAATTTAGGTTGAACCAAGGGTTTACCACTGACCTGGATAACTCTGCATCATCAGCTTTTCAGAGCTTATCACAGTCACTAACACGCCAA CTTAATGACATCTACAGGCGTAGATTTGCGGCCTTCCTGCGAGTTCTGATCAAGGCTTTCAG GCGTGGTTCAGTTATAGTTGATTCTGAGCTGATATTTGCAAATGCAAGCTCTGTGCCAAACCCTAGCGATGCAGCAAATACTCTGGTGGAAGCACATAACACTTCCAGTTTCAACTTCACGCTGAACATTACAAGTGTTGCTGTGACAA gTCTTGAGACTACAACTGTTCTACCCACAACAGTAAATTCAACTGTTTCACCAG CATCACCAGCAACCAACATGACCTCACCACCAAACAATGTAACATCAACCCCAGTCAGTCCAATATCACCAGCAACCAACATGACCTCACCACCAAACAATGTAACATCAACCCCAGTCAGTCCAATATCACCAGCAACCAACATGACCTCACCACCAAACAATGTAACATCAACCCCAGTCAGTCCAATATCACCAGCAACCAACATGACCTCACCACCAAACAATGTAACATCAACCCCAGTCAGTCCAATATCACCAGCAACCAACATGACCTCACCACCAAACAATGTAACATCAACCCCAGTCAGTCCAATATCACCAGCAACCAACATGACCTCACCACCAAACAAAACTACCTCAATAACAGTCAATACAATATCACCAGCAG GCAATGGGACATCAACACAAACAATTACTCTAAATACTGCTACAACTGCAACTACTGCTACAACTGCAACTACTGCTACAACTACAACTACTGCTACAACTGCAACAACGCCTGCTGTTCCGGCAGATTCAAAACTCAATCTGGAATTTAGGTTGAACCAAGGGTTTACCACTGACCTGGACAACTCTGCATCACCAGCTTTTCAGAGCTTATCACAGTCACTAACACGCCAA CTTAATTACATCTACAGGCGTAGATTTTCGGCCTTCCTGCGAGTTCTGATCAAGGCTTTCAG GCGTGGTTCAGTTATAGTTGATTCTGAGCTAATATTTGCAAATGCAAGCTCTGTGCCAAACCCTAGCGTAGCAGCAAATATTCTGGTGGAAGCACATAACACTTCCAACTTCAACTTCTCGCTGAACATTACAAGTGTTGTTGTGACAC GCCTGGAAAATACAACAACTTCGACAACAGTGACTCCAACTGTTTCACCAG TATCACCAGCAACCAACATGACCTCACCACCAAACAATGTAACATCAACCCCAGTCAGTCCAATATCACCAGCAACCAAC ATGACCTCACCACCAAACAAAACTACCTCAATAACAGTCAATACAATATCACCAGCAG GCAATGAGACATCAACACAAACAATTACTCCAACTACTGCTACAACTGCAACTACTGCTACAACTGCAACTACTGCTACAACTGCAACAACGCCTGCTGTTCCGGCAGATTCAAAACTCAATCTGGAATTTAGGTTGAACCAAGGGTTTACCACTGACCTGGATAACTCTGCATCACCAGCTTTTCAGAGCTTATCACAGTCACTAACACGCCAA CTTAATGACATCTACAGGCGTAGATTTGCGGCCTTCCTGCGAGTTCTGATCAAGGCTTTCAG GCGTGGTTCAGTTATAGTTGATTCTGAGCTGATATTTGCAAATGCAAGCTCTGTGCCAAACCCTAGCGATGCAGCAAATACTCTGGTGGAAGCACATAACACTTCCAGTTTCAACTTCTCGCTGAACATTACAAGTGTTGTTGTGACAC GCCTGGAAAATACAACAACTTCGACAACAGTGACTCCAACTGTTTCACCAG CAACAGGAACTACAGCCATTGCAATTTCAGCTACAACTACAACAGCAACTACTACAGCATCCACAAATCCTCCATCAGCCTCTGAGGGAAGCCTTAGCATTAAATTCAGTCTCAACGAACCCTTCACATCAGATCTAGCCAACAACGCCTCGGCAACATTCATCAAACTGGCTTCAACTGTGGTCACAGAG ATCAACAGAATTTGCGGAAAATTGTTTTCCCGATTCAGTCGCTCCCGCGTCAATTCATTCAC gGAGGGATCTGTGGTTACCAACATGACTCTTGTGTTCAGAGACCGTTCTTCAGTTCCTACTTTATCCGCTGTTCTGTCACAACTAGCTGGTGCACTACTTACTTCTCCCGTCCTGCAATATATAAATGGCACCCTGGTTGTAG TAACATCAAACAGCGCTGCTCTACCCACTATGGGCGGATTAACTGTCTTCTCACTGACCATGGTGGCTGTGGCACAGATGCTGCTTAACTCCTAG